GCAAGACTAATACTGTGCTCTTTAGTGGGTGATCGTTGCGGTATGAAAATCTCCTGTCAGCCGCATTAGTCGTATTTTCGAGGTAAAGATTCTCTAATCATGATTCATTTAACATTCACAGCTTTAGTTTAGTCAATTATGGAACTACTCCATTTtgttgtactttaaatttccATTTCCAAAATACGTTCCACGAATAATGCAATTAATATTTAACCCTTGCTGTATTATAGTCGCCCTTCTGTAAAGGAATTTTAATGTCTGACGTTTAATGGTTTTACCTTCTTTTCGTACGATTTGAAATTTCTCGCTGCTTGGATTATTGAATACGGAATAATTTGACCAGTTGTCATATCATCAAACTGCTCCATTAAAATTAATCTGCTTAACAATTCGACTGTTGAACTTTATAGAGCTCtttgtaatactttttaataaacCCGAATTTGCAATACCCAATGCATACAAGCATTGAATTAATTTCGATTAGATTATATTGACACAACTGAAATTTCCAATCGTTATCAGTAATAAGATAATGCCCCCCTTATATTTGAATATGCAACATCAGCTTATTGTTCTCCCAACTTAAACAAAGTATAATGCTTCCATATTACTCTGACAGCATTCTTATGGAATGTTTATGCATAGTGATTAGATTAGCAATAGCCTGCAGCATGTATTACCAAAGAAGCAGCAGGATTCTGTTATCTGCACTGACACGATTGCATTCCTTCTTTTTCCCCTTATGCGAGTTCGCTGGTGTAGATTCATAGAATATCAGATCTTTAAAAGACCCCCCTctataaatttgtatatttcctttccagaattttataaatattcagaGATGGCGTGGACTAATTACCAATGTATATTAGCTGTACTTATGGTCCTTACTGGGTCATTTAATACCCTGTCTGTGAAGTGAGTAGTTCATTTAAATGACAGTCTATGAGAATTATATGTAACTAAACGAACACTTTGCGTTGGAACTAGGTACGCGGATCAACAAGTTGTACCCGGCGAAGATGGCCAACCCAGGCACTTCAATCACCCTTTTATGCAGTCATCCTTCATGTTCGTCGGAGAGATGATGTGTTTTGTAGTTTTCAAAATCCTTTATCATTACTACAGTCGCAGAGGCGTAAGTTTCATCTGGTTGATACGCGTTAAGTTTCACCTTAGTGGAACGTTTAATATTAGAATAATCTAATTGCAGGACAGCTCTGTGGATAGTAATCCTTTGACTAAAGGCTCGAGTGTGTTTAATCCTTACATCCTGCTCATTCCTGCATTATGCGACACGTGTGCTACTTCTGTTATGTATGTCGGCTTGAACCTGACATACGCAAGTAGCTTTCAAATGCTACGGGGTGCTGTCATCGTATTCACAGCTATACTGTCGATGGGTTTCCTCAACAGGAAGCTAGGCAGTAGAGAATGGACGGGCATAGGAATGGTCATAGTTGGTTTGGCCCTTGTTGGATTAAGCGACATAGTAACTGTAGACAACAGTGACATTAGCATAAACTCCATCCTAACTGGAGACTTACTTATTATCTGCGCGCAGGTAACATTACATTTTAAACAACGCAGTTCTTCCTTATTAGGCAGGACAACGAAATCACTTACACTTAATCTTCTTACACTACAGATCATAAGTGCAGTTCAAATGGTGGTAGAAGAGAAGTTCGTGACTGGTCAGAATATACCAGCGCTGCAAGCAGTAGGTTGGGAAGGTATGCCTGAAATTTATGAAATGTACATTTTAAATGTAGCGACGCACGTTCTGATAAAATTACACGAACCAGAAATATGTTTTTACAGGTATCTTTGGATTCATTAGTATATGCCTCTTAATAATACCTCTTAACTTTATATATGCACCGCCGCCGTTCGCTGATAATTCCCGAGGAACTCTCGAGGCCACTAAAGATGCATTTATCCAGATTGGAAATAGCGGTCATCTGTTAATGGCGATAGTTGGTCAGTACACGCATTTACATTCAGTAACCATTGCTAATTTATAAATAACCCCTAAATTCTCCTCTGGGCACGTATTTGCAGGCATATCGTTCAGCATAGCATTCTTTAATTTTGCTGGCATCAGCGTTACCAAAGAAATGAGCGCTACCACAAGAATGATTTTAGACAGTGTCCGAACTATTGTCATATGGGCTTTCTCTTTGGCATTCGGGTGGCAAACTTTCCACTATTTGCAGGTGAATTGTCTAAAGTTTATCCTCGTCCTACTATAGTTCATAATAATCGGGGCGAAGTTATGAACGGGTGACCTATACGTATTTAATATAACTGATTCATTCTTTCGCACAGCTCATCGGCTTCGCAATTCTGCTTATTGGAATGTCGTGCTACAACAATATCATTGTTCCTCAATTGGTGAGGAAATGTAGATACCGATTGGGCCGCCATAATCAACCTACGAGCGATCGTGATCGAATCATTAATACAGCGGCGGACGACATTCCAGAATCTCAGACGCTCTCGTATACCTCTTGAAATACTCTTCGATTTTGACCATTTCGCGATATCGAGAACTGTTATGGCTTCTCTGAAGAACGGTAGTCTGTGATTTTAACGATACATGAAATTCGTTTGGCTCGCttgatttaattatttcattcaCTAAGAGACTAGCAAGCTCGTCGGAATGAAGGGAAAAATTGCAAAGAATTTCTTTCCATATAACAATAACTGAATACAAGCTTTGAAGTttgctattttaaaaataagtatctttGCAACTTTTATGCATGTTCTTCGAACAACTGTATCAGTCACTTTATGCGTGCTTCATGCAGTTTTTATAAT
Above is a genomic segment from Andrena cerasifolii isolate SP2316 chromosome 12, iyAndCera1_principal, whole genome shotgun sequence containing:
- the Tango9 gene encoding transport and golgi organization 9, which produces MAWTNYQCILAVLMVLTGSFNTLSVKYADQQVVPGEDGQPRHFNHPFMQSSFMFVGEMMCFVVFKILYHYYSRRGDSSVDSNPLTKGSSVFNPYILLIPALCDTCATSVMYVGLNLTYASSFQMLRGAVIVFTAILSMGFLNRKLGSREWTGIGMVIVGLALVGLSDIVTVDNSDISINSILTGDLLIICAQIISAVQMVVEEKFVTGQNIPALQAVGWEGIFGFISICLLIIPLNFIYAPPPFADNSRGTLEATKDAFIQIGNSGHLLMAIVGISFSIAFFNFAGISVTKEMSATTRMILDSVRTIVIWAFSLAFGWQTFHYLQLIGFAILLIGMSCYNNIIVPQLVRKCRYRLGRHNQPTSDRDRIINTAADDIPESQTLSYTS